Proteins from a genomic interval of Sinobacterium norvegicum:
- a CDS encoding HIT domain-containing protein, with protein sequence MEQKPFKLANELARDCIHLGDFPLCRVLLMNDRQYPWFILVPRRADVQEIFHLEVDDQQRLTRESSIFAQWLSDSYSADKINIAALGNMVPQLHIHHIARYTMDAAWPGPVWGASPAIALTQEDAEAFALKLIELHQLPGFVPA encoded by the coding sequence ATGGAGCAAAAACCGTTCAAATTAGCCAATGAATTGGCGCGAGATTGTATTCATTTAGGTGATTTTCCTCTTTGCCGAGTGTTATTAATGAACGATCGTCAGTACCCCTGGTTTATTTTGGTGCCTCGACGAGCCGATGTTCAAGAGATTTTTCACTTAGAGGTAGATGATCAACAGCGCTTAACGCGGGAGTCCAGCATATTCGCTCAGTGGCTCAGTGATAGCTACTCGGCAGATAAAATCAATATTGCCGCGCTGGGTAACATGGTGCCGCAACTACACATTCACCACATTGCGCGTTATACGATGGACGCGGCATGGCCGGGTCCTGTTTGGGGGGCTAGTCCTGCAATTGCGTTGACGCAAGAGGATGCGGAGGCGTTTGCTTTGAAATTGATTGAATTGCATCAATTGCCGGGCTTTGTGCCCGCTTAG
- a CDS encoding FmdB family zinc ribbon protein — protein MPIYEYQCSACEHTLEAIQKMSDAPLIACPSCDGEALQKKISASGFRLKGDGWYETDFKSGNKKNLAGSANSE, from the coding sequence ATGCCTATTTATGAATATCAGTGTTCTGCCTGCGAGCATACACTTGAGGCTATCCAAAAGATGAGTGACGCGCCATTGATTGCATGTCCGTCCTGTGATGGCGAGGCTTTGCAAAAGAAAATTTCTGCCAGTGGTTTCCGTCTTAAAGGTGATGGCTGGTATGAGACGGATTTTAAATCCGGCAACAAGAAGAATCTTGCCGGTAGTGCGAATAGCGAATAA
- a CDS encoding HU family DNA-binding protein, giving the protein MAQKKAAPKKKAAPKKAAPKKAVAAAPKRKMTALKDKMTKAQIFTEIAENTELTKKQVAAVFEELDVLIERSTKKRSIGEFTVPGLMKIVTVKKPAKKKRKGINPFTGEETEFAAKPASVAVKVRPLKKLKEFANN; this is encoded by the coding sequence ATGGCACAAAAAAAAGCTGCACCCAAGAAGAAAGCTGCACCCAAGAAAGCTGCCCCTAAGAAAGCTGTTGCGGCAGCCCCTAAGCGCAAGATGACTGCGCTTAAGGATAAGATGACTAAGGCGCAAATCTTTACCGAGATTGCGGAGAATACCGAGCTTACCAAGAAGCAGGTTGCCGCAGTCTTTGAAGAACTTGACGTTCTTATAGAGCGCTCGACTAAGAAGCGCTCTATCGGTGAATTCACCGTTCCGGGTCTGATGAAGATAGTCACGGTTAAGAAGCCAGCGAAGAAGAAGCGCAAAGGCATTAACCCGTTTACTGGTGAAGAGACTGAATTTGCCGCCAAGCCTGCCTCCGTCGCTGTTAAAGTTCGTCCGCTGAAGAAGCTAAAAGAGTTCGCTAACAACTAG